The Reinekea forsetii genome contains the following window.
GATTGTCATCAACTCCAGCCCCTGTATTGCCTATCTGATGGAAGAGAACACCATGGCGATGCAGGCCCTGGTGATTGCCCATGCCTGCTACGGCCATAATTCCTTTTTTAAGAACAACTACCTGTTTAAAACCTGGACCGATGCCACGGCCATTATCGATTATTTGGTGTTTGCCAAGGAGTACGTCGCTCAGTGCGAAAACCGGTATGGCGTCGGCACGGTCGAGGCGATACTCGACTCCTGTCATGCCTTGCAGAACTATGGCGTCGATCGCTACAAGCGACCCTCGCAAATTTCGGCCGCGGCAGAGGCGTCACGGCAAACCGAGCGCGAGGCCCATATGCAGCAGCAGGTGAATCTGCTGTGGCGGACCATCCCGGTGCATCGAGACGAGGATGAAACTGGCCAAACGAGTCACTTCCCGGCCGAACCGCAAGAGAATCTACTTTATTTCATCGAAAAAAATGCCCCCTTGCTGGAGCCTTGGCAGCGTGAGCTGATCCGCATCGTACGCAAAATTGCCCAGTATTTTTACCCACAACGGCAAACTCAGGTGATGAACGAGGGCTGGGCCAGTTTTTGGCATTACACCCTGATGAACACTCTATACGACCGGGGCTATGTTAACGAAGGCTTTATGTTCGAGTTTCTCAGCAGTCATGCCGCCGTGGTCTACCAGCCACCCTATGACTCCAAATATTACTCTGGCATCAACCCCTATACGCTGGGCATCAATATCTTTAACGACTTGCGGCGGATGTGCGAGGCACCGACGGCGGAGGACTATGAATGGTTTCCCGATATCGCCGGGAAAGACTGGCTTCAGACACTGCACTTTGCGATGGAGAACTTTAAGGACGAAAGCTTCATCCAGCAGTATTTGTCGCCCAAGGTAATGCGCGATATGCGGCTGTTTTGCGTATTCGACGACGAGGACCAGGCGGAATACGAGATTCGTGCCATTCACGACGATCCCGGTTATCGCACCGTGCGCGCCGCGTTGGCCGAGCAATACAATTTGAGTTCGCGCGAGCCCGATATTCAGGTTGTGGCGGTTGACCTGCGCGGTGATCGCTCACTGACGTTAAAGCACACCCGGCATAATAACATCCCCTTGAACAAGGACTGCGAAGAGGTGCTCAAACATGTCCATCGTCTCTGGGGCTTTGATGTGCATCTTAACTCCTACGCCGGGGCGCAGCTTAAAGCCAGCTTGCATGTGCCGGCCAAACCGGTTGATGACGCAGGCGTTAACCAGGAAAACCTCAAATATGTCTAAACTCGCCTAATACGCCTGCCAAGAGTCCTCCCCGAGAGGGGGCTTTACTGGCCAGCAAGACCGGCAATGGGTATGATGAGGCTCAAGTCCTTTGCCGCTTAGGGGTGCCTAACTTAAGCCGTTGACGACGCACTTAACTGCATTTACACCGAGTGACCCTGTACTACGTTCGGTTGGCCCCGCCAATCTTATATGTCACGGCCACCTCGCATAGAGCGACAGGGTTCGAGCTGGAAACGGCAGGGCCTCCCGACTTTGGAAAGGTGAACAATGTTACAAGATACGTTTGGGCGTCGATTTTATTATCTGCGCCTGTCGGTGACCGATGTCTGCAACTTCAGTTGCGACTACTGCTTGCCCGACGGCTATCAGGGCCGGCCGGACGAGGCGTTTTTGTCACCCAATGAGCTCACCCAGGTGGCCCGTGGTTTTGCCGCCATGGGCACGCAAAAGATCCGCCTTACCGGCGGTGAGCCCAGCCTGCGCAATGACTTGCCGGAGATTATTGAGCGTATTCATACAATTGAAGGCATCCAAACGGTGGCCTTGACCACCAATGGCTATAAGTTGCCTCAGCGGATTAAGACCTGGGCCGATGCGGGTTTGACCCAGCTCAATGTGTCGATCGACTCACTCGATCCGAACGAATTTCAACGTATTACCGGTCATGACCGACTGCCGGAAATACTCGCCGGTATCACCGAAGCCAAGGCCTTGGGTTTGGCGGTCAAGGTGAATTCGGTGTTGATGAAAGACATCAATGACGACATGAGTGCGGTGCTGCATTGGTTGCGCACCAACCCGGTCACCTTACGCTTTATTGAAGTGATGGAAACCGCTGACCAGCAAGTTTTTTTCCGCCAACACCATATCAGCGGCGCGACCATTAAAGAACGGCTATTGGTCGATGGTTGGCAGCCGGTGGCCCGTAAGTTGGCAGACGGACCCGCTCAAGAGTTTTGGCATCCGGCCTTTGTCGGTCGTATTGGTCTGATCATGCCGTACAGCAAAGATTTCTGCGCCACCTGTAACAGGTTGCGTGTCTCCAGTCTGGGTAAACTGCATCTGTGTCTGTTTTCGGAGCAGGGCATCGATCTGCGGCCCCTATTGCAGCCGGGCGTTCCGCTCTCAGGGCTGGTCGAGGCGGTGACTCACCATTTGGGCGATAAAAGTGCCGGCCACTCGCTGATCGACCATAATAGCGGGGCCATGGCCAACCTGAGTCAGATAGGCGGTTAGATGAGCGCGGCGATCCTATTACTCAGCGGTGGCCGCAGCACCCGGATGGGACAGGATAAGGCGACCCTGGCTTGGGCCGGCCAAAGCTTGCTCAGCTGGCAGCGCCATCGGTTCGAACGGGCCGGCTCTCGAGTGCTGTGCGGTCTGAGCGATCGTTTTGCCGATTACCCGGGCCCGTTGGCCGGGATCGATTCGGCCTGTGCCGCGTGTCCGGACCTTGAGGGCTTTGTGGTGGTGCCGGTTGATATGCCGTCTTTAAGTAGCGCAGCAGTGCAGTATTTGGCGCGCCAGGGCGCTGAAAAACAGCGGCTTAGCGCCTTTGTCGGGCATCCGATGCCGCTCTATGTGCCCAACTCGCCGGCTATCGCCCAGCTGCTGGCGCGCTGGCTGGCAGATCCGGAGGGGCCGCGTTCGGTTACCGCCCTGATCGAGCATCAGGACGGTCAATGGCTTGCACCGGAGCCCTATCAAAACGAACTAACCAACATCAATACGCCCGATCAATGGCGCCATTTTCTGGCAGGAGAGTTACACCCATGAGTCATGCAGCCAAGTCCTTCGAACCCCTGTCTATTGCCGTCCTTACGGTGTCCGATACTCGTGACGCGAGCAATGACACCTCCGGTGCTCTTCTGGTTGAACGCGCCCTGGCGGCCGGCCATAAGCTGAGCGAACAGCGCATCGAAAAGGATGATATTTTTCAGATTCGCTATCAGGTTTCCAAGTGGATCGCATCGCGCGACACCCAGGTGGTAATCATCACCGGCGGGACCGGTTTTACCGGTCGCGATTCAACCCCGGAGGCGGTGTCCGTGTTGTTGGAAAAGCAGGTTGATGGGTTTGGCGAGTTGTTTCGTCAACTGTCTTATCAAGATATCGGCACCTCGACCGTTCAGAGTCGGGCCTTAGCCGGGTTGGCCAATGGCACCCTGGTGGTCTGTCTGCCCGGTTCGACCGGCGCCTGCCGCACCGGCTGGGATGGCATCTTGGCCAGTCAACTCGATGCCAGCCACAAACCCTGTAACTTTGTCATGCATTTAAAGCAGACCGACAGCGACCTATGTGAGACGCGAGCATGACTGAGTTCAGTCACATCAATGCCGCTGGTGAAGCCAATATGGTCGATGTCTCCAGCAAAAGCAGCAACCTGCGTGAGGCCCGAGCCGAGGTCTATGTGCTGCTCAACAGCCAAGCCATAGGCCTGATTCAGCGCGGCGATCATCATAAGGGCGATATTTTCGGGGTGTCTCGAGTGGCCGGTATTATGGCCGCCAAACGCACCAGCGATCTGATCCCGCTCTGTCATCCACTGATGTTGACCAAGGTCACCGTCGATCTGGAGTTGCAGGCCGATCAACAGCGCGTACGGATCACCAGCCTGTGCAAGCTCGACGGCAAGACCGGTGTTGAGATGGAGGCCCTGACAGCGGCATCCGTGGCAGCGCTGACCCTGTTCGATATGTGCAAGGCGGTCGACCCGGCGATGCGCATCGACGGTTTGCGGGTACTGGAAAAAACCGGCGGAAAATCGGGGCGATGGCTCGCATAGGAATCCTAAGATGACCTTTACAGTGAAATTTTTTGCCCGTCTGCGGGAAGAATTGGCCACCGCCGAGGTGCAGGTTGCGCTCGCCGATGTCACGACCCTGGCCCAACTCAAGCCCTTTCTCATTGGCCAATATCCGCATTGGCAGACGGCTTTGGAACGCAACCTGTTGCTTGCGGTCAATCAGAACCTGGTCAATGGCGACCTGACCTTGCAGGTCGGTGATGAGGTGGCGCTGTTTCCACCGGTGACCGGCGGATGATTCATATCGCCGTGCAGACGGCCGATTTTTCGGTGCAAGATGAATACGACCGTATCTGTGCGCACAACAGCGCCGACGGTGGCGTGGTGTTTTTTGTCGGCCGGGTGCGCGATCTCAACGAGGGTGAGGCGGTCTATGCCATGACCCTGGAACACTATCCCGGGATGACCGAACAGAGCCTGATGGCTATTGTCAGCGAGGCGCAAACGCGCTGGCCGCTTAGCCGGGTGCGGGTGATTCATCGGGTCGGGCAACTGACTCCGGGCGAGCAGATCGTCTTTGTCGCCACGGCCAGTCCTCATCGGGACGCCGCTTTTGCCGGTGCACAATTTATTATGGATTGGCTCAAGACCCGAGCGCCGATCTGGAAGAAAGAGAACACCGAACGGGGCGAACATTGGCTCGAGGCCAAGCTCAGCGACGCCGACAAGGCCGACCAATGGTAGTGCGCCTGCTATTTTGTGGCTGGCTGTTGAGTGCTGGGGTCTGGGCCGAGGCGCCCCTGACCGTGGCGGTGACCGCGAGTTTTAAGCCGGTATTGTCGGCTCTGAGTGAGCCCTTTAGTACCGCTACGGGCCAGTCGATGCGACTGGTTTCGGCCTCAACCGGAGTGCTGTCTCAGCAGATCTTGGCGGGCGCGCCCTTTGATGTTTTCTTTGCCGCGGATCGAGCCCATCCACAACACTTGCGCGATGCACTGGGCCTGCCTGCGGACCGTGTCACAACCTATGCCCTGGGTGCTCTGGTGCTGGTCACCCAGGACCCTGCGGTCCAGACATTAGACGATCTGCATGACTACGCCGGCCGAGTGATTATCGCCAATCCGCTGCAAGCGCCCTATGGTGCCGCCGCCGATCAGCTATTGGATCGGTTGGGCTTTAGCGGTACCCGGGTACGGGCCAATAATGTTAGCCAAGCCCGCCAATATCTCAGTCTTAATTTAGCCACGGTGGGTCTAACCGCGGCCTCAGTGGCCCAAGATCTGCCCGGGGCGCAGGCCATCGATCCAACGCTCTATCCGGTATTGGAACAACAGGTCATAGTGCTGCGCGCCTCCGAGCAAACTCGGCGGCTCCTCGCCTTTTTACAAAGCACCGAAGCGATCCAGATGCTGCGCGACATGGGTTATCGTGAACCGGGCAATGGGGAGCCAGTTGAGCCATGATTCTGGATGCGATCGGACTCACCCTGCGCCTGGCCGGCACCACAACCCTGTTGTTGCTCCTTATTTGTCTGCCGCTGGCGGCTTGGCTGGCCTCAACGCGCTCGCGCGCTAAACCCTGGATAGAATCCTTAGTGGCCTTGCCATTGGTGTTACCGCCGACGGTGTTGGGGTTTTATCTGCTGCTGATTATGTCGCCCAACAGTCGCATCGGGGCCGCTTGGGTTGAGTTATTTGGTCAGAGTCTGGCCTTTAGTTTCTGGGGGCTGGTAATCGGTTCGATGGCCTATTCCTTGCCGTTCGTGGTCCAGCCGCTGCAACGGACCTTTGAAGGCCAGGGGCCGCTTATCGCCGAGGCGGCGCACACCCTGGGCGCTCATCCTTGGCAAACCTTCTGGGCTATTCGCCTGCCGCTGGCGATGCCGGGCCTCATCGCCGCCTCGGTGTTGGGTTTTACCCATACGGTGGGCGAATTCGGTGTGGTGCTGATGATCGGTGGCAATATACCGGGTCAGACCCAGGTGCTGTCTATTTTGCTGTTCGATCAGGTTGAAAGCCTGAACTATGCGCTGGCCCATCAGTTGGCCGCTGGTCTGGTACTGAGCTCGTTGCTGGTATTGTTCTGCCTCTATCGCTGGAATCATCAGAGTGTCGTGAGGATTGGCGGATGAAGTTTTCCATTCAGGGCCATTGGCGTGGCCAACAACTCGACCTCCAAGGCCAATTTGCACCCGGTGAACGGGTTGCCTTGCTCGGTGCCAGTGGCGCCGGCAAGACCACATTGTTGCGTCTGCTAGCGGGCCTAGATCACATGCCCGAAGCGCAGATCGATATCGCCGGAAAAACGCTCGGCCGAGCCTGGCAGTCGCCCTGCAGCCTGGTGCATCAGCAGCAGGTGATGTTTGCCCACCATCGGGTCGAGCAGACGGTGCACTTCGGCGCTCGGTTTCGACCCAATAGCCAAGCCTTACCGATGCGGGAATGGGCCGAGGCCTTGGATCTGACCGATCTGTGGCAACAATCCTGTGCTGCGCTGTCCGGCGGTCAACAGCAGCGGGTTGCGCTCTTGCGCACCCTGATGAGTCAACCGGCTTGGCTCTTATTGGACGAATCCTTTGCCGCGCTCGATGCCCTGAGCAGAGTAAGAGCCTGTGACGTGGTTGCCGACTACTGTCGACGCACCGGTGCGGGCCTGCTACTCGCCAGCCATCATGACAGCCCGCAACGGATCTTGTGCGACAGTGCCTACTCAGTGGATCAGCTAACCGGCAGTTATCAGCCGAATCTATTCGATCAACTCAATCGGGTTAGCAGCGAGGGCGGCATGACCACCCTGTCGGGCACAGCAGAGCAGCTTACTAAGGGTTTTCTGGCCGTTCTGGTCGATAGGCAATCGCTGTATTTGGCCGTGCCCGAGTGCTGGCAGCCGGGCAATGCCCGTATCAGTCTTGAGGCATCTGAAATCAGTATCGCCTTAGGCGATCAACATCAGACCTCAATGGTCAATCGGCTCAAGGCAACGGTGGACAGTCTGGTGTCAATCGACGGTGAGCGCGTTGTGGTTGGCTTGCGGCTGGACCAACAGCGCTTTAGCGCGACCATCTCACTCTGGTCCCGGCAGCGCCTGGAATTGGTTGTGGGGCAGACGGTGTTTGCCGAATTTAAAGCGGCCGCCGTGCAGTGGCACGGCCAGGCACACTGATCAGTCGCTGCTCTTCGATTGATATCGATGCCCTGCATGTACCCCCGGCTGTGCCTCTACCCTCAGTGAAACACCGCGCCATAGAACGCGATCAACGCCGAAAATGAGCATATCATTAGTAGCATTGGCCGGTAATGACGATCGACCCAAGGCCGGGCCGACTTACCCAACAGATAACCCAGTCCGGCAGCGGGTATAAAAGACAGGCCCGTGAGCCACAGATTGGCTGTCATCAGGCCCAGCATTTGGTAACTGACCAACGATGTAATGCAGCTGTAGGCGAAGTAGATCGACAAGTTGGCCCGGGTGTTATGGCCCTTGCCGTGTTGCATCACCAATGCGATCGGCGGGCCGCCGATCGAGGTGGTGGTGCCGGTAATGCCGGAAATAAAGCCGGCAATGGAGAGGTTGCTCATGGTGGCCGGGAACGGCTTGGCAAAGGCGGTCACAAATATCGCTACAAAGACCATGCCGGCAACTAAAATTTGCAGCAATTGCACTGGTAGTAGGGTCAGGATCCAGGCACCAGCAAAAGTACCTGGGAGCCGACCGATCATCGCGGGGCTAATAAAGCGCCATTCGATGCCGCTGCGTTGGTTCCAAGCATTCTGCAGGCTCAGGACCAAGGCGACGATGGTGAGAATGATCGGCACCCACTCGGGGCGATAAAGCACAATAATGGGCGCCGCGACCACCGCCATGCCAAAGCCTAGTGCCGTTTGAACCACGCAGCCTAAAAATAACGCAGCAGCGGTTAGCCACCAGAGGGTATCGAACATCGGGATCACTGCCTGAAAAAAAAGCTAGGGTAGCCTCGATCCCGAACTGGTACAACGGTTGTTCATCCCTGCAAACGATAAAGTGGTTGCATCTTGCTAAACAAATCGTTAAAACCTTCCCCCACAAAGGGGAGTGTGCGCGTGAAAGCAGTGTTTAATAATTTTATGGGTGTGATTGCCATGCTGTTGCTGGTGGTTCATACCTTGATTATCGGTATTTTTGTCTTTACCTGTGTCTTCTGGCGCCTGGTGTTGTCAGAACGTTTGCGAGTTAAGCTGGTTAACCCGGCCATTATCGGTGTTGCTAATGTCTGGCTGGGGGTGATCCTCTGGTGGATGCGAAACGTCCAGCGGATTGAATGGGACATTGAGAATGAAGTGGAGCTGTCACTCGACCAGTGGTACATGGTGGTTTCAAATCATCAGAGTTGGGTCGATATCTTTGCGCTGTTCCATGTCACCCAGGGTAAAATTCCCCTGTTAAAGTTTTTTATCAAAAAAGAGTTGGCCAAGGTGCCGATCGTCGGCCAAGCCTGGTGGGCGATGGACTATCCTTTTATGCAGCGCCACTCGCGCGCTTTTCTAGCCAAACATCCAGAAAAGGCCAATGATGACCTGATCGCGACCCGCAAAGCCTGTGAGAAGTTCTCCCACACCCCAACCAGCATCGTTAACTTTCTCGAAGGGACTCGTTTTAGCCCGGACAAACAGGCGCGTCAGAAGTCCCCCTACAAGCATTTGCTGCGGCCCAAGGCCGGTGGTATCGCCTTTGCGATCCAAGCTCTGGGTGCGCGATTTTCATCGATGATCGACACCACCATCGTGTACCAAAACCAGCCGCCCAGCTTTTGGGATCTGGCTTGCGGTCGAGTCGGTAGGGTGTCGATCCGTATGCGGCACGTGGAGATACCGGCTGCCTTTATCAGCATGGATTATCTTGATAACCGCGATGACAAAAAAGCGTTCCAGCTTTGGTTACACCAGCTTTGGTTGGCCAAGGACGCGCAAATAGCCGAACTCAAAAGCCGCCCGAGCGCCTAGCGTAGAGTTAAATCGTTATTGAGCAGTCTGCGCAGGCGGCTGCGCATCCACGGCAACAGCAGCAGACCCATTAGAACACCGCAGGCCAGGCCACCCAGGTGGGCCGAGTTATCGATGGGCAGAAATAGGCCTAGGCCCAAGTTGATCGCCAACACCGCGCCAATACTCTTCAGCCATTCCTTGCGCAGGTCCGGACGCACTATATTGCTCAGCAGCACCGCGACAAAAATACCAAATAGACCGAAGATGGCGCCAGAGGCACCGGCACTGATCACGCCTGGATTAAACAGATAGCTCGCGAAACTGCCCGCCAAACCGCATGCCAGATACACCAGCAGAAAAAGCGCTGACCCGAGGAGGGGCTCAATAAACCGGCCCAAGACAAACAGGGAGGCGCTGTTGAAGACCAAATGCATCAGGCCGAGATGCAAAAATATGCTGCTGAAAAATCGCCACCACTCGCCCTGTACGACAAAATTGGAATAGTTAGCGCCCAGTGCCAGCAAGCTCTGCGCGGAAAACTGTGAAAAGTTGCCATTGAGCACCACCACTGCTAAAAACATTAGCAGGTTGAGGCTTAACAATACCGGGGTAACACGAAAACCTGTTCGAAACTTCAAAATCATAAGGGGTCCATAGAGGCATATAGGGCCATAGGGCCGAGTTAGCGCAAAAATCAGTTGATAATCTACCCTGTTCGAGTCGCAAAACCTACCCTGCTTTATGCGGTCTTTGGGCAGGGGCGGTAAATCTCTCAGTTTGTGTCCTGCTAGTCGAAATTGGTCCCCATTAGTGTTACAGTATTGCTTCGTTTGATGGCAAAATTGACCCGATATGAAGAGCACACGCAGCAAACACGATATTCAATCCGACTTGGCCGACGAAGTCGCAGCCTTCTTGACCCATGGTGGAAATATTAGCCAGGTGGAACGCGGGAAGAGTGGACTTTCTCCGGATAAGCCTTGGATCAACCCGTTCAAAACGTCCGAAGGTGAAAAAGCCTTGTCTCGCACACCCTTACCCGATGTCGTGGCGGCGATTGATGCGCGGAAACAGTCAAAAAAAAAACCCTTAGTTAAGCATCGCAAACCAAAGAAAACCTGGATTTTCGACGATTTCGGCGAACCTGTGCGCTGGGTTTGGTCGGAAGAGTCGACCAGCTGACGGTTTAGCAGCTCCAGTCAGTAACGACTCGACCCACTCCTTCTTTACAGTAACGGGCCCTTGAGTCGACGCCCTGTAAACCCCGCATAACGCCCGATAATTCCTTATAGACCTTGTCCTTTCGTGTCATCTTTGTGTAAACCGGCGTATGCTGCCTCCCCCCGATCTTTTTGGATAGAACCACGATGAATCTCAGTAAAACCGAATACCGCCGAGTGCTCTTGGCCGCCTGTTTATTACTGATGCTGTCAATTGGTTATCGCTCCGGCTTTGGACTGTTTTTACAACCGTTGAGCAGTGCCCGAGGCTGGGGGCGAGATGTGCTATCACTCGCCCTTGCCACGCAAAACCTCGCCTGGGGCGTGGTCGCCGTTTTTGCCGGAGCACTGGCCGACCGCTTTGGTAACCTAAAGGTTATTGTCGCGGGCGTGGTGCTCTATGCCGCGGGCATGTGGGGCATGTCGGTGGCTGAGACCGAATGGCAGATCATCCTGACGGCTGGGTTTCTGGTGGGTGCCGGAATTGCCGGGACCTCCTTTGGTATCGTGTTACCGGCCATTGTGCGCGCCGTTCCAGAAGACAAGCGTAGCTGGGCCCTGGGGGTTGGTACTGCCGCGGGCAGTTTTGGCCAATTTTTGATTGTGCCCTTGATGCAGGGTCTGATCGAAGCCTTCGGCATGTATCCGTCATTAAAAATTCTCGCCGCTTCAGCCTTTGTGATGGCGCTTTTAGCCATTCCCCTGGCGCCGTTCAGTGGCAGTCGGGAAGTCAAGCCATCCGCGGGCGGGCCTTCGGTTGCTGAGCCATCACTCTGGTCGACCCTGATCAGTGCCTTGAAGGTTCGATCTTACACCCTGTTGGTGTTCGGTTTTTTTGTCTGCGGTTTTCACATCGCCTTTATTACCGTCCATATGCCCAGCTATCTCCTCGATCTAGGCTTTGAAGCTAAGGTGGGCGCCTGGAGTATCAGCCTTATTGGCCTGTTCAACGTTTTTGGCGCCTATATTGCCGGCGTGCAAAGTGGTAAGCGACCCAAACATCTGATCTTGGCGGGTATCTACCTGGCACGGGTGGTTGCCATATCGGCCTTTGTCTTAATCCCGGTGTCCTTGACTAGTATTCTTATGTTTAGTGCTGCTATGGGCTTCCTATGGCTGGCTACCGTCCCCCCCACCTCGGGTCTGGTCGTTACCTTCTTCGGAACCCGCTATATGGCTTTTCTGTATGGTTTCGTCTTCCTCAGCCATCAACTCGGCAGTTTTAGCGGCGTCTGGCTGGGAGGCTACCTCTACGAACACTACGGTAACTATGATGGCATCTGGTACTTAGGTATTGTATTGGGTCTGGTCGCCGCGGCCCTGCATTGGCCCATCCAAGAACGGCCGGCGAAGCTCGCCCTGGCCTAGTCCCGCGAATGTCCTGAACGCTGGCAAAGCGCAGCGTTCATCATTTCTTCACAAATTTTCGGTAAAATACCCTTCTGGCTTGACATGAATCTATGCTTGGCTCAAGTTAAGCAATCTGAACAAACGGTCAGCTAAATAGTTGGTCGGGCCTCTTCCCTGTGTGCGGCGGACAATAACCGTTGTAAACGGAGTTTTTGCGCCGCCGTTCAGCCCAATCCAATGCTGAACGGCAGCGTGATGCGGGGTTGGAATTCATGAGTACTTTTTGATTGAGCCGTAGCGCGAGATAATTTTTTTGAATGACCCGTGACCTATTCGGCCTTGTTAGGTTGGATGGCGCGACCATATCACTAAATTCCTTACCTGGAGATTCAGCATGAAAAGATGGACTGTAGCCCCCCTGAGCCTGTTAGCCTCTTCCTTGATATTAGTTGGCTGTGCCAGCACCGGGACCCAATATGTCACCGATCAGGAATACCGCTTAACCCTATTACACACCAATGACAATCACGGTCGCTTTTGGCAAAACAGCCGCGGCGAGTATGGCATGTCGGCACGAATGACCTTAGTCGAACGCATCCGCATGGAGGTTGAAGCGCAAGGCGGGTCCGTACTGATGTTATCCGGCGGTGATATTAATACCGGTGTACCGGAGTCGGACCTGCTCGATGCCGAGCCCGACTTTAAGGGTATGACGATGCTCGGCTATGACGCCATGGCCATTGGTAATCACGAATTTGATAACTCACGTGAAGTCTTGATGAAGCAGGCCGAATGGGCAGACTTCCCGTTTTTGTCGGCCAATATCTACTTAAAAGGCACTAATAAGACTCTATTCCCCGCCTATCAGATGTTTGAAGTGCAGGGTAACCGCATTGCCGTGGTCGGTTTCACGACCGAAGACACGCAAAAGATCGGTAATCCGGAGTTTATCTCTGACCTTGAATTTAAAACGCCCATAGAAGTGGCCGAAAAACTGATTCCCGCTTTGAATAAGAA
Protein-coding sequences here:
- a CDS encoding sulfite exporter TauE/SafE family protein; translation: MFDTLWWLTAAALFLGCVVQTALGFGMAVVAAPIIVLYRPEWVPIILTIVALVLSLQNAWNQRSGIEWRFISPAMIGRLPGTFAGAWILTLLPVQLLQILVAGMVFVAIFVTAFAKPFPATMSNLSIAGFISGITGTTTSIGGPPIALVMQHGKGHNTRANLSIYFAYSCITSLVSYQMLGLMTANLWLTGLSFIPAAGLGYLLGKSARPWVDRHYRPMLLMICSFSALIAFYGAVFH
- a CDS encoding SpoVR family protein, coding for MTKPSPPAHESRHEPITSSSEWTFELVREFDAIIGQVAREYRLDTYPNQIEIISSEQMMDAYSSVGMPVGYHHWSYGKQFLQTQNHYNRGFMGLAYEIVINSSPCIAYLMEENTMAMQALVIAHACYGHNSFFKNNYLFKTWTDATAIIDYLVFAKEYVAQCENRYGVGTVEAILDSCHALQNYGVDRYKRPSQISAAAEASRQTEREAHMQQQVNLLWRTIPVHRDEDETGQTSHFPAEPQENLLYFIEKNAPLLEPWQRELIRIVRKIAQYFYPQRQTQVMNEGWASFWHYTLMNTLYDRGYVNEGFMFEFLSSHAAVVYQPPYDSKYYSGINPYTLGINIFNDLRRMCEAPTAEDYEWFPDIAGKDWLQTLHFAMENFKDESFIQQYLSPKVMRDMRLFCVFDDEDQAEYEIRAIHDDPGYRTVRAALAEQYNLSSREPDIQVVAVDLRGDRSLTLKHTRHNNIPLNKDCEEVLKHVHRLWGFDVHLNSYAGAQLKASLHVPAKPVDDAGVNQENLKYV
- a CDS encoding ATP-binding cassette domain-containing protein → MKFSIQGHWRGQQLDLQGQFAPGERVALLGASGAGKTTLLRLLAGLDHMPEAQIDIAGKTLGRAWQSPCSLVHQQQVMFAHHRVEQTVHFGARFRPNSQALPMREWAEALDLTDLWQQSCAALSGGQQQRVALLRTLMSQPAWLLLDESFAALDALSRVRACDVVADYCRRTGAGLLLASHHDSPQRILCDSAYSVDQLTGSYQPNLFDQLNRVSSEGGMTTLSGTAEQLTKGFLAVLVDRQSLYLAVPECWQPGNARISLEASEISIALGDQHQTSMVNRLKATVDSLVSIDGERVVVGLRLDQQRFSATISLWSRQRLELVVGQTVFAEFKAAAVQWHGQAH
- the moaA gene encoding GTP 3',8-cyclase MoaA; protein product: MLQDTFGRRFYYLRLSVTDVCNFSCDYCLPDGYQGRPDEAFLSPNELTQVARGFAAMGTQKIRLTGGEPSLRNDLPEIIERIHTIEGIQTVALTTNGYKLPQRIKTWADAGLTQLNVSIDSLDPNEFQRITGHDRLPEILAGITEAKALGLAVKVNSVLMKDINDDMSAVLHWLRTNPVTLRFIEVMETADQQVFFRQHHISGATIKERLLVDGWQPVARKLADGPAQEFWHPAFVGRIGLIMPYSKDFCATCNRLRVSSLGKLHLCLFSEQGIDLRPLLQPGVPLSGLVEAVTHHLGDKSAGHSLIDHNSGAMANLSQIGG
- the moaD gene encoding molybdopterin converting factor subunit 1, producing MTFTVKFFARLREELATAEVQVALADVTTLAQLKPFLIGQYPHWQTALERNLLLAVNQNLVNGDLTLQVGDEVALFPPVTGG
- the moaE gene encoding molybdopterin synthase catalytic subunit MoaE, with translation MIHIAVQTADFSVQDEYDRICAHNSADGGVVFFVGRVRDLNEGEAVYAMTLEHYPGMTEQSLMAIVSEAQTRWPLSRVRVIHRVGQLTPGEQIVFVATASPHRDAAFAGAQFIMDWLKTRAPIWKKENTERGEHWLEAKLSDADKADQW
- the moaC gene encoding cyclic pyranopterin monophosphate synthase MoaC, which encodes MTEFSHINAAGEANMVDVSSKSSNLREARAEVYVLLNSQAIGLIQRGDHHKGDIFGVSRVAGIMAAKRTSDLIPLCHPLMLTKVTVDLELQADQQRVRITSLCKLDGKTGVEMEALTAASVAALTLFDMCKAVDPAMRIDGLRVLEKTGGKSGRWLA
- the modB gene encoding molybdate ABC transporter permease subunit is translated as MILDAIGLTLRLAGTTTLLLLLICLPLAAWLASTRSRAKPWIESLVALPLVLPPTVLGFYLLLIMSPNSRIGAAWVELFGQSLAFSFWGLVIGSMAYSLPFVVQPLQRTFEGQGPLIAEAAHTLGAHPWQTFWAIRLPLAMPGLIAASVLGFTHTVGEFGVVLMIGGNIPGQTQVLSILLFDQVESLNYALAHQLAAGLVLSSLLVLFCLYRWNHQSVVRIGG
- the modA gene encoding molybdate ABC transporter substrate-binding protein, translated to MVVRLLFCGWLLSAGVWAEAPLTVAVTASFKPVLSALSEPFSTATGQSMRLVSASTGVLSQQILAGAPFDVFFAADRAHPQHLRDALGLPADRVTTYALGALVLVTQDPAVQTLDDLHDYAGRVIIANPLQAPYGAAADQLLDRLGFSGTRVRANNVSQARQYLSLNLATVGLTAASVAQDLPGAQAIDPTLYPVLEQQVIVLRASEQTRRLLAFLQSTEAIQMLRDMGYREPGNGEPVEP
- the mobA gene encoding molybdenum cofactor guanylyltransferase encodes the protein MSAAILLLSGGRSTRMGQDKATLAWAGQSLLSWQRHRFERAGSRVLCGLSDRFADYPGPLAGIDSACAACPDLEGFVVVPVDMPSLSSAAVQYLARQGAEKQRLSAFVGHPMPLYVPNSPAIAQLLARWLADPEGPRSVTALIEHQDGQWLAPEPYQNELTNINTPDQWRHFLAGELHP
- the moaB gene encoding molybdenum cofactor biosynthesis protein B — protein: MSHAAKSFEPLSIAVLTVSDTRDASNDTSGALLVERALAAGHKLSEQRIEKDDIFQIRYQVSKWIASRDTQVVIITGGTGFTGRDSTPEAVSVLLEKQVDGFGELFRQLSYQDIGTSTVQSRALAGLANGTLVVCLPGSTGACRTGWDGILASQLDASHKPCNFVMHLKQTDSDLCETRA